AGCCGATTCCGGTCCCGGTACCCGAGGGCCCGGCGCCGGAACCGATACCCGCGCCACCACCACCGGTGACGTATCCGGCGGAATCGGGCCCGCTCGCGCCCCCGGTGGACGCGCCCAAGGTGCGCGCGGTTGAGCTGGCCGGGCAGGTCACCGGGCACGGCTCGCCGAATCGCACCGACGTGCGCTGGCAGGTGGACGGCACCGACCTCGGCGTGCTGTGGGAGACCAGACCCGGCGAGGTCGCCGTGGCGTTCGGCGACACCTTCGGCAAGGGCTGGGTGACCGGCGGCGCGGGCCGTGAGGATCAGGACTGGCGCAGCAACGTGCTCGGCTACAGCACCGATCGCGACCTGTCCGACGGGCTCTCGCTGGACCGCATGGTGCAGGACAGCAGGTGTCACGCCGCCGAGATCCTGAGCAGCCGCAAGATCAAGAACTGGGAAACCACGACCATCCCGACCTCCGGCTTCGCGCTGGGCGAGCGGCAGTACCTCAGCTACATGTCGGTGAATCGGTGGAGCCGGATTCCCGGCCTGTGGCGCAACAACTACGGCGGGCTGGCCTACTCCGACGACCACGGCCGCACCTGGACCAAGGATCCGCACGCGAAGTGGGACAACGTCTTCGGCGCCGGACGCTTCCAGGTCGCGGCGATGGTGCCGCACGGCGACCACGTCTACATGTTCGGCACGCCCAACGGACGACTCGGCGTGATCGGATTGGCCCGGGTGCCGAAGCGGGACGTGCTCAACACCTCGGCCTATCAGTACTGGGTGAACGGCAGTTGGGAATCGGCGGCCGAGAACCAGGCCACCCCGCTGGTCGCCGGTCTGGCCGGCGAGGTGTCGGTCCGGTTCGACCCGGGCACCGAGCAGTGGCAGATGGTGTACCTCGACCTCGCCCGCGGGGCGATCGTGCTGCGCAATGCCGCCCAGCCGCAAGGACAGTGGACCGAGGCGGTGCCGTTGCTGTCCACCGCCGACTACCCGACGTCCTACGGCGGCTTCCTGCATCCGTGGTCGACCGGCCGGGACCTGTACTTCACCATTTCGGCCTGGCAGACCTACAACGTGTATCTGATGCACGCGCAATTGGATTCGCCGCGCTGACGGTGCGCTCAGCCGTCGACGTCGACGAAACGAACGCGATCGCCCACCCGGATCAGCGCGGGCGGCTCCCGGTCCAGATCCCACATCCGCAGCTCCGTCGTGCCGATCAGCTGCCAGCCGCCGGGCGTGCTGCGCGGATACACCGCCGAGTAGCCGCCGGCCAGTGCGACCGCACCGGCGGGGATGGTGGTGCGAGCCCGCGCCCGGCGGGGCACGCTCAACCGTGCGTCGTCGGACGCCAAATAGCCGAAGCCCGGCGCGAATCCGATGAACGCGCACTGCCAGATCGTGCCGGTGTGCGCCGCGACGACCTCCGCCTCGGTCAGCCGCAGCAACCGTGCGACCTCGGCGAGGTCGGCGCCGTCATAGCGCACCGGCACGACGAGCGGTTCGTCGGGAGAACTGTTGTGCGCCAGTGTTCCACGGGAAACATCCCTCGAATCCTGGCCTGGCCCAGGCTGTTGCAGTGCGGACAGCAGCGAATCGAGCGCGTGCCGCACGGCTGCCGCGTGCGCCGGTGAAAGCAGCGTCACCAGCACGGTTTCCGCCGCGGGCAGCACGTCCTGCACGCCCGCGAGCGGGTGGTGGCGCAGTGCCTCGACGAGTTCGACCACCTCGGTGCGATGCGACAGCAGCACCAGCAGCGCTCGATCACCCGCCGCGCGGATCCGCGGATCCGCAGCCACCGGGTCGGTTGCCGACGTGCGATTCATCCGCTCAGCCGAACGGCGCGACCGGCACGCCGGCCTCGTCGAAGGCGGCCCGGATACGCCGGGCCATCTCGACCGCCGCCGGGGTATCGCCGTGCACGCAGAGGCTGGCGGCCTGCACCGGCACCGTGCCGGAGCCGTCGACGATCTTCGCCGCGCCCGAGACTGCGATCGACATCGCCTGGGCGACAGCCGCATCCGCGTCGAGCACCGCACCGGGCAAGCCGCGGGGCGCCAACGTGCCAGCGGGTGTGTAGGCGCGGTCGGCGAAACCTTCACCGACGAAACGCACTTCGGCCGCTACCGCCGCCTTCTCCAACTGGGAGCCGGCCGGGCCGAGCAAGGCCAGCTCGCCGTCGTATTCGGCGAGTGCGGCCAGCACCGCCTCGGCCAGGGCGTGGTCGCGGCCGGCCGAATGATAGAGCGCACCATGCGGTTTCAGGTAGCACACCCGAGCACCAGCGGCCTTGGCGAACGCGTCGAGGCTGCCGATCTGATACAGCACCTCGTCGCGCAGCTCGGCCGGATTCATCGTGATCTCCCGGCGGCCGAAACCGGCCAGGTCGCGGTAGCCGACGTGGGCGCCGATCCGGACCCCCTTCGCGACGGCCAACTCGCAGGTCCGGCGCATGATCGAGGGATCGCCGGCGTGAAAGCCGCAGGCGATGTTGGCGCTGGTGACGATGTCGAGCATCGCCGCGTCGTCACCCATCGGCCACGGGCCGAAACCCTCGCCGAGGTCACTGTTCAGATCCAGCGGCACCTTCGGGCCTGCCTTTCTTTACTGCTGCCATTGCCTCACCCTTATTGTCCTCGTCCGCGCATCGCCAAGGGATCGGCGGCCCGGCTCGCGAGAAAGGCGCAGGTCGGCGCCACAGCGCGCGGTAGATAGGCGGTGTCGAGCGGGGCGAGCTGGGTCACAGCGCGATGGTCGGGGCCGGGGCGGGCAAGTACGCTCGGAGCAATCATGGCCACGTATTTCGATCCGAAGTCCTGGTCGCCGTTGCGAGCCGTCGATCTCGGCAAGCGCCTGTTCGATCAATCCTGGCTGGAGCAGTGGGTCTCGGTCACCACCGCCTGGGTGGATCCGGTCGTCGACCTCGGTGCGGGCACCGTCACGGCGTTGCTGCCCGATGTCCTGATGACCATGCTCAGCGAGGGCATCCTCAGCCGGTTCGGCGGGCAGGAGGTGAACGCCACCCTGCTCGGGCACGACCTGCACGCCACGCTCCAGGTGCTGAAGGTCCGGCGGCGCGGCGCGCACTTCCAGACCAAGACGGTGCTGTCCCGGCTCCGCTGGGACGACCACCCGATCGAGGCGGTGACCGTGATCGCGCACGAGGTGCGGCTGATCCCCGGCGTGCCGACGAAGGTCCGCGCCGGGCGGATGGACCTCGAGGGCACCGTCACGACCGCGGCACTGGTCGGCTGGCTGAACACCCAGCCGCTGGACTGGGTGCTGGAGATCGAGGACAACGGGCTGGTCCGCGCGAAGCACCGCACCCGCAAACTGACGGCCGTGGTCGACGCCGCCGTGCTCGACAACCGGGTGACCATCGACCTGCACCGGGTCAGCTGGTTCGGCCTGCGGATGCCGCGCCGGATGGTCGCCGCGCCCGCGCTGCTGCTCGAACAGCTGCCGAATCAGGCCCGTATCGCCCACGCCACCAGGGACGGCGACCTCGTCCGGTTCCGGGTGGAACTGCCCGAGATCACCGGCTCGTTCGACCTGGCGCAGATACGGTCCGCGATCGTCGCCGGGACCACGCTGATCGTGTTCTGATCAGCCCTGCGCCCGCCACCACTCCCGCAGCGCGGCCTCGGCCTCGTCCCTGGTCATCGGCCCGCGATCGAGCCGCAGCTCCTTGAGGAACCGCCACGCCTTGCCCACCTCGGGCCCCGGCGGCAGGCCGAGCAACTCCATGATCGCGTTGCCGTCCAGGTCGGGCCGGACCTTGGCCAGGTCCTCCTGCTCCTGCAGCCGCGCGATCCGCGCCTCCAGCTCGTCATAGGTGGCGCGCAGCGCGGCGGCCCGGCGCTTGTTGCGCGTCGTGCAGTCGGCCCGGACCAGTTTGTGCAGGCGGGGCAGCAGCTCATCGGCGTCGGTGACGTAGCGGCGCACCGCCGAATCGGTCCACTGGCCCTTGCCGTACCCGTGAAACCGCAAGTGCAGGAAGACGAGCCGGGCCACGTCCTCGGTGAACTGCTTCGGATACTTCAACGCCCGCATCCGTTTGCGCACCATCTTCGCGCCGACCACCTCGTGGTGGTGGAAGCTGACGCCGCCGCCCGGCTCGTTGCGTTTGGTGTCCGGCTTGCCGATGTCGTGCAGCAGCGCGGCCCAGCGCAGCACCAGATCCGGATCGCCCTCCTCCAGGTCGATCGCCTGCTGCAGGACGGTGAGCGAATGCCAGTAGACGTCCTTGTGCTGGTGATGCTCGTCGATCTCCAGCTTCATCGCGGGCACCTCGGGCAGCACCCGCTGCGCCAGGCCGGTCTCGCACATGATGTTGATGCCGTCGATCGGATGCGCGCCGCCGATCAGCTTGTCCAGTTCGACCCGGACCCGCTCGGCGGTGATCCGATCGATCTGCTCGGCCATCTCGGTGATCGCCGCCCGGACCCGCGGATGCAGTTCGAAACCGAGCTGCGCGACGAACCGCGCCGCCCGCAACATCCGCAGCGGATCGTCGTTGAACGAATCCTGTGGTGCGGCAGGGGTATCCAGTAGGCCGGCGAGCAGCGCGTCCATCCCGTTCAGCGGGTCGACGAAGTCGAGCGTGCCGTCGGCGCCGATGCGCACCGCCATCGCGTTCACCGTGAAATCCCGGCGCACCAGGTCGTCTTCGAGCGAATCGCCGAACGTCA
This genomic stretch from Nocardia brasiliensis ATCC 700358 harbors:
- a CDS encoding DUF4185 domain-containing protein, with protein sequence MRRLGRKTPCVPALFGVLLSGVLTVPAQAGPLPWAPSPVNSCGEAGFDPRLRDPDPALPPPPPVTLPEQIDIPIPIPRFVPVPVPGPPQRDVRIDPPPLAPDPCHTPCPDVRDIAAEPEPVAPPAPPGSGAPIPLPRIVIRPEIEPIPVPVPEGPAPEPIPAPPPPVTYPAESGPLAPPVDAPKVRAVELAGQVTGHGSPNRTDVRWQVDGTDLGVLWETRPGEVAVAFGDTFGKGWVTGGAGREDQDWRSNVLGYSTDRDLSDGLSLDRMVQDSRCHAAEILSSRKIKNWETTTIPTSGFALGERQYLSYMSVNRWSRIPGLWRNNYGGLAYSDDHGRTWTKDPHAKWDNVFGAGRFQVAAMVPHGDHVYMFGTPNGRLGVIGLARVPKRDVLNTSAYQYWVNGSWESAAENQATPLVAGLAGEVSVRFDPGTEQWQMVYLDLARGAIVLRNAAQPQGQWTEAVPLLSTADYPTSYGGFLHPWSTGRDLYFTISAWQTYNVYLMHAQLDSPR
- a CDS encoding 5-oxoprolinase subunit B family protein, giving the protein MNRTSATDPVAADPRIRAAGDRALLVLLSHRTEVVELVEALRHHPLAGVQDVLPAAETVLVTLLSPAHAAAVRHALDSLLSALQQPGPGQDSRDVSRGTLAHNSSPDEPLVVPVRYDGADLAEVARLLRLTEAEVVAAHTGTIWQCAFIGFAPGFGYLASDDARLSVPRRARARTTIPAGAVALAGGYSAVYPRSTPGGWQLIGTTELRMWDLDREPPALIRVGDRVRFVDVDG
- a CDS encoding LamB/YcsF family protein is translated as MPLDLNSDLGEGFGPWPMGDDAAMLDIVTSANIACGFHAGDPSIMRRTCELAVAKGVRIGAHVGYRDLAGFGRREITMNPAELRDEVLYQIGSLDAFAKAAGARVCYLKPHGALYHSAGRDHALAEAVLAALAEYDGELALLGPAGSQLEKAAVAAEVRFVGEGFADRAYTPAGTLAPRGLPGAVLDADAAVAQAMSIAVSGAAKIVDGSGTVPVQAASLCVHGDTPAAVEMARRIRAAFDEAGVPVAPFG
- a CDS encoding CCA tRNA nucleotidyltransferase; its protein translation is MVSPKSEDAELDRRTRLLAAAAVTLGRLSDVLTPLGEMFAARGYELYLVGGSVRDAVLGRLGTDLDFTTDARPEQVQELLRGWADHLWDTGGLAFGTVSGSKSGQQLEITTFRSDNYDRVSRNPEVTFGDSLEDDLVRRDFTVNAMAVRIGADGTLDFVDPLNGMDALLAGLLDTPAAPQDSFNDDPLRMLRAARFVAQLGFELHPRVRAAITEMAEQIDRITAERVRVELDKLIGGAHPIDGINIMCETGLAQRVLPEVPAMKLEIDEHHQHKDVYWHSLTVLQQAIDLEEGDPDLVLRWAALLHDIGKPDTKRNEPGGGVSFHHHEVVGAKMVRKRMRALKYPKQFTEDVARLVFLHLRFHGYGKGQWTDSAVRRYVTDADELLPRLHKLVRADCTTRNKRRAAALRATYDELEARIARLQEQEDLAKVRPDLDGNAIMELLGLPPGPEVGKAWRFLKELRLDRGPMTRDEAEAALREWWRAQG